The following coding sequences lie in one Mucilaginibacter sp. KACC 22773 genomic window:
- a CDS encoding TfoX/Sxy family protein, with amino-acid sequence MAYDEQLTNRVREALSEQPKIDEIKMFQGLCFMVDDKMCVCVRDNGLLFRIGQNQAAVELENGDCRQMINGGRVMKDYVWVDGDDIGSNKKFDYWIGLALEFNKVAKASKKRGGKGKG; translated from the coding sequence ATGGCTTACGACGAACAATTAACCAACCGCGTGCGCGAAGCGCTAAGCGAACAGCCTAAAATTGACGAGATAAAAATGTTCCAGGGATTGTGCTTTATGGTTGATGACAAGATGTGCGTTTGCGTACGCGATAACGGCCTGCTTTTCCGCATTGGCCAAAACCAGGCAGCTGTTGAACTGGAAAATGGCGATTGCCGCCAGATGATAAACGGCGGCCGGGTAATGAAGGATTATGTTTGGGTTGATGGAGACGACATTGGCTCCAATAAAAAATTTGACTATTGGATAGGTTTGGCTTTGGAGTTTAATAAGGTAGCTAAGGCATCGAAGAAGCGGGGAGGAAAGGGGAAAGGCTAA
- a CDS encoding RNA polymerase sigma factor: MNNTELLPHLFRTEYRKIVSVLYKHFGFEHPEIAEDIASETFLSAAETWGLKGLPENPVAWLYAVARNRAKDYLKRNKIFDQKVTPILQSAQPDYAEFEIDLSDKHINDSQLQLMFAICQPVLPAEAQVSLALRILCGFGIDEIADAFLSNRATINKRLFRAKEKLREEKVKIEFPATSQISKRLQAVLTTLYLLFNEGYYSTSQDAPLRKDLCLEAMRLTYLLIENELTNLPETYALMALMCFHSSRFDARTDEHGEMVRYDDQDTRLWVDELIDKGKYYLELASKGSQVNKYHLEAAIAYWHTVKEDTIDKWESILQLYNRLLQIAYSPAAALNRTYALYKARGKQDAIIEAEKLKLNDNHLYHVLLGHLYKDADNTSAIAHLQTALNLAKTVSEKNRIKKDLAQLKVT, translated from the coding sequence ATGAACAATACCGAACTGCTGCCGCATTTATTCCGTACCGAGTACCGTAAAATAGTATCGGTGCTATACAAGCACTTTGGTTTTGAGCATCCCGAAATTGCCGAAGATATAGCCAGTGAAACTTTTTTAAGCGCCGCCGAAACCTGGGGGCTTAAGGGCCTGCCCGAAAATCCGGTAGCCTGGCTTTACGCTGTTGCCCGCAACAGGGCCAAAGATTATTTAAAGCGCAATAAGATCTTCGACCAAAAAGTCACCCCCATCCTGCAGTCGGCACAGCCGGATTATGCTGAGTTTGAAATAGACCTGTCGGACAAACACATTAATGACAGCCAGCTACAGCTGATGTTTGCCATTTGCCAGCCGGTATTACCTGCCGAGGCACAGGTGAGCCTGGCATTAAGAATTCTTTGCGGGTTTGGGATTGATGAAATTGCCGACGCTTTTTTATCCAACAGAGCCACCATCAATAAACGCCTGTTCAGGGCGAAGGAAAAATTACGGGAAGAAAAAGTGAAGATTGAATTCCCGGCCACTTCCCAAATAAGCAAAAGGCTGCAGGCGGTTTTAACTACCCTGTATTTATTGTTTAACGAAGGCTATTACTCTACCAGCCAGGATGCACCTTTACGCAAAGACCTTTGTTTAGAGGCCATGCGCCTCACCTACCTGCTTATTGAAAATGAACTAACCAACCTGCCCGAAACTTATGCCCTGATGGCGCTGATGTGTTTCCATTCCTCGCGTTTTGATGCCCGTACCGATGAACATGGCGAAATGGTGCGGTATGACGATCAGGATACCCGCCTTTGGGTTGATGAGCTGATAGATAAAGGAAAATACTACCTGGAACTGGCCTCCAAAGGCAGCCAGGTAAACAAATACCACCTGGAAGCTGCCATTGCCTACTGGCATACCGTAAAGGAGGATACTATAGATAAATGGGAAAGCATCCTGCAGTTATACAACCGCCTGCTGCAAATTGCCTATTCGCCCGCTGCCGCGCTCAACCGCACCTATGCCCTGTACAAAGCCCGTGGCAAACAGGATGCCATTATTGAAGCCGAAAAATTAAAGCTGAACGATAACCACCTGTACCACGTGTTATTGGGCCATTTGTATAAAGATGCAGATAACACATCTGCCATAGCTCATTTACAAACCGCGTTAAACCTGGCCAAAACTGTAAGTGAGAAAAACCGGATTAAAAAAGATTTGGCGCAATTGAAAGTAACCTGA
- a CDS encoding YciI family protein, with the protein MNEFLLIFRQVEENATESRSPEQMQATMKLWMDWLGGVAAQNKLVTNGNRLYNGTGSVIRPDGIVTNGPYVEIKELIGGYSIIKCDTLEEATEISKGCPILLVGGNVEVRQIVPMNM; encoded by the coding sequence ATGAACGAATTTTTATTGATCTTCAGACAAGTTGAGGAAAACGCTACAGAGTCACGGTCGCCAGAGCAAATGCAGGCAACCATGAAATTATGGATGGACTGGCTGGGCGGTGTTGCCGCACAAAACAAGCTGGTTACCAATGGCAACCGCCTGTATAACGGCACAGGATCTGTAATAAGGCCAGATGGGATAGTTACCAACGGCCCTTATGTTGAAATTAAAGAATTAATAGGCGGCTACTCCATCATCAAGTGCGATACTTTGGAAGAGGCTACCGAAATTTCAAAAGGCTGCCCAATTTTGCTGGTTGGTGGTAATGTTGAGGTGCGCCAGATTGTACCCATGAATATGTAA